One region of Sandaracinaceae bacterium genomic DNA includes:
- a CDS encoding AraC family transcriptional regulator has protein sequence MSHDTPTLSSHFVCGLLAGAARRGVDPVATAVRFGWDHAALHEPGARVTAADFSSLVRFLWDACDDELIGMTASPCPRGAFALACELAIHQETLGRSLERFMSAFSVLTRDITLSLNLEGEMAVCRVRVRDRALDPTGVLQELWLMMVHRVASWLIARKIPIARADFASPQPAHADDYGLIFPGTHRFDAECAALHFSTRYVGLSTVRTESELERFIHQKPVDATTVQGDDTTFSTRVRTMILRQRGLPLAMPSLEEVAESMRMSTPTLRRRLREEGTTYRDLTKRLRHDVVLSKLADPHLSVGEIAHLAGFADAGNLTRAFKRWEGVSPTSYRGDRGTQH, from the coding sequence ATGAGCCACGACACCCCTACCCTCTCGAGTCACTTCGTCTGCGGACTCCTCGCTGGGGCGGCCCGGCGGGGCGTGGACCCGGTGGCCACGGCGGTCCGCTTCGGCTGGGACCACGCGGCGCTGCACGAGCCCGGGGCCCGCGTGACCGCGGCCGACTTCTCGTCGCTGGTGCGCTTCCTCTGGGACGCGTGCGATGACGAGCTGATTGGGATGACGGCCTCGCCCTGCCCGCGCGGCGCGTTCGCGCTGGCCTGCGAGCTGGCCATCCACCAGGAGACGCTGGGGCGCTCGCTCGAGCGCTTCATGAGCGCCTTCTCCGTGCTCACCCGCGACATCACGCTATCGCTGAACCTCGAGGGCGAGATGGCGGTGTGCCGGGTGCGCGTGCGCGACCGGGCGCTCGACCCCACCGGGGTACTGCAGGAGCTGTGGCTCATGATGGTGCACCGCGTCGCCTCGTGGCTCATCGCGCGGAAGATCCCCATCGCTCGGGCCGACTTCGCGAGCCCCCAGCCAGCGCACGCGGACGACTACGGCCTCATCTTCCCGGGCACCCACCGCTTCGACGCCGAGTGCGCGGCGCTGCACTTCTCCACGCGCTACGTGGGCCTGAGCACGGTGCGCACGGAGTCCGAGCTCGAGCGCTTCATCCACCAGAAGCCCGTGGACGCCACCACGGTGCAGGGCGACGACACCACCTTCTCCACGCGCGTGCGCACCATGATCCTGCGCCAGCGCGGCCTGCCGCTGGCCATGCCCTCGCTCGAAGAGGTGGCCGAGTCCATGCGCATGAGCACGCCCACCCTGCGCCGGCGGCTGCGCGAGGAGGGCACCACCTACCGCGACCTCACCAAGCGGCTGCGGCACGACGTGGTGCTCAGCAAGCTGGCCGACCCGCACTTGTCGGTTGGGGAGATTGCGCACCTGGCGGGCTTCGCCGACGCGGGCAACCTGACGCGGGCGTTCAAGCGCTGGGAGGGCGTGAGCCCCACGAGCTATCGGGGCGACCGGGGCACACAACACTGA
- a CDS encoding FAD-dependent oxidoreductase has product MKKRVVIAGLGETGLLVALGLHPDFDVIGISPKLAVVSGQELGTRIARPRDWQENYLTDFSRYRKLRGMAIRHGLITSLTPDQNQLAIQNADGTEETLTYDALVLSMGVTSGFWRSAALETREDVERGIADVAAQLAAAGSIAIVGGGATAASSASNLKETYPEKTVTLFYGQRGLLPDYHPKVRKKVTARLAAQGVDLRPDHRAVMPAGFAGDRLTREPLQFESGQAPFTADVVLWAVGQQRPNTGFVPASMLDAHGYVRADAQLRVPGFANVFTVGDVAATDPHRSSARNGGFLTVAHNIRCLFAGREARMNAFEPTPHRWGSVLGVQAGGMRVFAPTGFSVNIGAFWVKNVLFPWIVRGGIYKGVDAPADRQ; this is encoded by the coding sequence ATGAAGAAGCGCGTCGTGATCGCTGGGCTCGGAGAGACGGGGCTGCTCGTGGCGCTCGGGCTGCACCCGGACTTCGACGTCATCGGCATCTCGCCGAAGCTCGCTGTGGTGAGCGGCCAAGAGCTGGGCACCCGCATCGCGCGTCCGCGGGACTGGCAGGAGAACTACCTCACGGACTTCTCGCGCTACCGCAAGCTGCGCGGCATGGCCATTCGCCACGGGCTGATCACCTCGCTGACGCCGGACCAGAACCAGCTGGCCATCCAGAACGCCGACGGCACCGAGGAGACGCTGACGTATGACGCGCTGGTGCTCTCCATGGGCGTGACGAGTGGCTTCTGGCGCAGCGCCGCGCTCGAGACGCGCGAAGACGTGGAGCGGGGCATCGCGGACGTCGCGGCCCAGCTGGCGGCGGCAGGCTCGATCGCCATCGTGGGGGGCGGCGCCACGGCCGCGAGCTCGGCGTCGAACCTGAAGGAGACGTACCCCGAGAAGACCGTCACGCTCTTCTACGGCCAGCGCGGGCTCCTGCCCGACTACCACCCGAAGGTGCGCAAGAAGGTGACGGCGCGGCTCGCGGCGCAGGGCGTGGACCTCCGGCCGGACCACCGCGCGGTGATGCCCGCGGGCTTCGCGGGGGACCGGCTGACGCGCGAGCCGCTTCAGTTCGAGAGCGGGCAGGCGCCCTTCACGGCGGACGTGGTGCTCTGGGCGGTGGGCCAGCAGCGCCCCAACACGGGCTTCGTGCCGGCCAGCATGCTGGACGCCCACGGCTACGTGCGGGCCGACGCGCAGCTGCGCGTGCCGGGCTTCGCGAACGTGTTCACGGTGGGCGACGTGGCGGCCACGGACCCGCACCGCAGCTCGGCGCGCAACGGGGGCTTCCTCACGGTGGCGCACAACATCCGGTGCCTGTTCGCGGGGCGCGAAGCGCGCATGAACGCGTTCGAGCCCACGCCCCACCGCTGGGGCTCGGTGCTCGGCGTGCAGGCCGGCGGCATGCGGGTGTTCGCGCCCACCGGCTTCAGCGTGAACATTGGCGCCTTCTGGGTGAAGAACGTGCTCTTCCCGTGGATCGTGCGCGGTGGCATCTACAAGGGTGTGGACGCGCCCGCCGACCGCCAATAA
- a CDS encoding DUF2817 domain-containing protein, which produces MSFPELDELFVVLDALGPWARPTVRGHVDVDGQRVPLLDITLGATDPSAPTLALIGGVHGLERIGAQVVLAELQSLAARLVWDRTLRRELEHVRVATFPIVNPWGMLHSTRSNARGVDLMRNAPPVDPRQRATPLVGGQTLSSQLPWFAGDQAPDAMEPEAQALCAFVREHVFPASCAVTLDAHSGFGLRDRLWFPYAYTRAPFPGLPETAALAALLDVSLPHHVYAIEPQAQAYTIRGDLWDHLYAERLARTDLPPGRFIPLTLEMGSWTWVRKNPWQLVTHRDGGFHPVAPHRLERTLRRHLPLLEFLRRAVSSADAWVPTGAIERERALTAGYRRWYG; this is translated from the coding sequence GTGAGCTTCCCCGAGCTGGACGAGCTGTTCGTGGTGCTGGACGCGCTCGGTCCCTGGGCGCGTCCCACCGTGCGTGGGCACGTGGACGTGGACGGCCAGCGCGTGCCGCTGCTGGACATCACGCTCGGCGCCACCGACCCGAGCGCGCCCACGCTGGCGCTCATCGGCGGCGTGCACGGGCTCGAGCGGATCGGCGCGCAGGTGGTGCTGGCGGAGCTGCAGAGCCTGGCCGCGCGCCTGGTGTGGGACCGCACCCTGCGGCGCGAGCTGGAGCACGTGCGCGTGGCCACGTTCCCCATCGTGAACCCGTGGGGCATGCTGCACTCCACGCGCAGCAACGCACGCGGCGTGGACCTCATGCGCAACGCCCCGCCGGTGGACCCGCGCCAGCGCGCCACGCCGCTGGTGGGCGGGCAGACGCTCTCCTCGCAGCTGCCGTGGTTCGCGGGCGATCAAGCGCCCGACGCGATGGAGCCCGAGGCGCAAGCGCTGTGCGCGTTCGTCCGCGAGCACGTGTTCCCCGCGTCTTGCGCCGTGACCCTGGACGCCCACTCGGGCTTTGGTCTGCGCGACCGCCTGTGGTTCCCGTACGCCTACACGCGCGCGCCGTTCCCTGGCCTGCCCGAGACGGCGGCGTTGGCCGCGCTGCTGGACGTGAGCCTGCCGCACCACGTCTACGCCATCGAGCCTCAAGCGCAGGCGTACACCATTCGCGGTGACCTCTGGGACCACCTCTACGCCGAGCGCTTGGCGCGCACGGACCTGCCGCCCGGCCGCTTCATCCCGCTCACGCTCGAGATGGGCTCGTGGACCTGGGTGCGCAAGAACCCGTGGCAGCTGGTCACGCACCGCGACGGAGGCTTTCACCCCGTGGCCCCGCATCGCCTCGAGCGCACGCTGCGTCGCCACTTGCCGCTGCTCGAGTTCCTGCGGCGCGCGGTGTCGAGCGCCGATGCCTGGGTGCCCACCGGTGCCATCGAGCGCGAGCGCGCGCTGACGGCGGGTTACCGGCGCTGGTACGGATGA
- a CDS encoding GNAT family N-acetyltransferase, which yields MQTTTTTTLEAPQLDECSVYPRHPRGLPPDEIRTRRYTLRFARDGRDLEAIQRLRFRVFNEELNEGLAASRESGLDRDPYDARCHHLLVLDTATGEAVGTYRLMTRETAHGESFYSDSEYYLGALPSHIASDAVEAGRACVAADHRNGRVIRMLFAGLARYLAWNNKRYLFGCCSVPTLVPAEMYALLARLQGEGHVDSEILLAARPHVREPMPPLADVAAQLAAVEAPALMTTYIRLGARVISEPAFDRDFNVSDLMVLLDVHGMEPRVLASLTSVGANQAA from the coding sequence ATGCAGACCACGACGACCACGACGCTAGAGGCGCCCCAGCTCGACGAGTGCTCGGTCTACCCGCGCCACCCGCGCGGCCTCCCGCCCGACGAGATCCGCACGCGCCGCTACACCCTGCGCTTCGCCCGTGACGGACGTGACCTCGAGGCCATCCAGCGCCTGCGCTTCCGCGTCTTCAACGAAGAGCTGAACGAGGGCCTGGCCGCGTCGCGTGAGAGCGGTCTCGACCGCGACCCGTACGACGCGCGCTGCCACCACTTGCTCGTGCTCGACACCGCCACGGGCGAGGCGGTGGGCACTTACCGGCTGATGACCCGCGAGACGGCGCACGGCGAGTCCTTCTACTCGGACTCCGAGTACTACCTGGGCGCGCTCCCGAGCCACATCGCGAGCGACGCCGTCGAAGCGGGACGGGCCTGCGTGGCGGCCGACCACCGCAACGGGCGCGTCATCCGCATGCTCTTCGCGGGCCTGGCGCGGTACCTCGCGTGGAACAACAAGCGCTACCTCTTCGGCTGCTGCTCGGTGCCCACGCTCGTGCCCGCCGAGATGTACGCGCTGCTGGCTCGGCTGCAGGGCGAGGGCCACGTGGACAGCGAGATCCTGCTCGCGGCGCGGCCCCACGTGCGCGAGCCTATGCCTCCGCTCGCCGACGTGGCGGCGCAGCTGGCCGCGGTGGAGGCTCCCGCGCTGATGACCACGTACATCCGCCTCGGCGCGCGCGTGATCAGCGAGCCGGCCTTCGACCGCGACTTCAACGTGAGCGACCTGATGGTGCTGTTGGACGTGCACGGCATGGAGCCGCGCGTGCTGGCCAGCCTGACCTCCGTGGGCGCCAACCAGGCCGCCTGA
- a CDS encoding 1-acyl-sn-glycerol-3-phosphate acyltransferase, with the protein MQNQSIITESPLRASRRSGSRLGRTTLLIAEAVANESLRGIDDPAEDCLARAARLSFVAQQLCAVHGVRVHVTGEIPRQPVALVANHVSYLDPLAVLSCMPATAIAKREVRDWPGVGTALEALGALFVDRDDAQSGARVIREAVTRLRSDVSVLTFAEGTTTSGRGVLPFRRGIFGAARIARVPVVPMALRYEDPELPWVGSQSFLPHYLRTASKPVTHVHLHFLPALEVSAGGEDRCAKHARDQVRAWVAPHAQA; encoded by the coding sequence ATGCAAAACCAGTCGATCATCACCGAGTCCCCGCTCCGCGCCTCGCGCCGCAGCGGCAGCCGCCTGGGCCGGACCACGTTGCTCATCGCCGAGGCTGTGGCCAACGAGTCGCTGCGCGGCATCGACGACCCGGCCGAAGACTGCCTGGCGCGTGCAGCCCGGCTCAGCTTCGTGGCGCAGCAGCTGTGCGCGGTGCACGGCGTGCGGGTTCACGTCACGGGCGAGATCCCCCGGCAGCCAGTGGCGCTGGTCGCCAACCACGTCAGTTACTTGGACCCGCTGGCGGTGCTCTCGTGCATGCCGGCCACGGCCATCGCCAAGCGCGAGGTGCGCGACTGGCCCGGTGTGGGCACCGCGCTCGAAGCGCTGGGCGCGCTGTTCGTGGACCGGGACGATGCGCAGAGCGGGGCACGCGTGATCCGCGAGGCCGTCACGCGGCTGCGCTCCGATGTGTCGGTGCTGACCTTCGCGGAGGGCACGACCACATCGGGGCGAGGGGTGCTCCCGTTCCGGCGCGGCATCTTCGGCGCGGCCCGCATCGCGCGGGTGCCGGTGGTGCCGATGGCGCTGCGCTACGAGGACCCCGAGCTCCCCTGGGTGGGCTCGCAGAGCTTCTTGCCGCACTACCTGCGCACGGCCAGCAAGCCGGTGACGCACGTGCACCTGCACTTCCTGCCGGCCCTCGAGGTGAGCGCTGGTGGCGAGGACCGTTGCGCCAAGCACGCACGCGACCAGGTGCGGGCCTGGGTCGCGCCACACGCCCAAGCGTGA